The nucleotide sequence GTCGAGCAGGCGCTCGTCGAAGTAGAGCTGGTAGACGAGCCCGGAGCAGCCACCGGGCTGCACGGCCAGGCGCAGGCGCAGGTCGTCGCGCCCCTCCTGGGTCAGCAGGCCGGCGACCTTGGCGGCGGCGGCCTCGGTGAGCAGCACCTCATGCGTGGGGGCGTCGGTGGTGGTGACGCTGGAAGCGTCGGTCAGGGTTGTCTGAGCCATGTCGGTCTCCTCCTTAGGTGTGCCTTGCACCGGGGCGAACACGCCGACGGTCCGAGATGTTCCCCTCACCCTACGTCGGCTCGCATGGTGAACAGGAGTAGCGGCCACCGTGATGG is from Actinomyces sp. 432 and encodes:
- a CDS encoding HesB/IscA family protein, whose product is MAQTTLTDASSVTTTDAPTHEVLLTEAAAAKVAGLLTQEGRDDLRLRLAVQPGGCSGLVYQLYFDERLLDGDAIRSFATGDAELASVDVVVDRMSVPYLNGATIDFSDTIEKQGFTIDNPNAVGTCACGESFH